In Candidatus Eremiobacterota bacterium, a single window of DNA contains:
- a CDS encoding flagellar brake protein, which yields MVFGFFKKSKPSLKLEAKQEVEIEFVTQDGTESFFTVVLEIDRKRFTLKTPQKGSKVYPCSIGDEVLIAFLDASNVSTFKSKILEKRDREIDLTIPSDIAEEKSPFTENDFSVEIPVSVEYRAISTAHLQTATTKEISATGIKVITNLPIPKETLLYLELEIPDSPVIKAKGKVVGSQKLPSDARKSVTDIEFDDVGPKEREMIFRYAMLYQQRRARKQLSQR from the coding sequence ATGGTCTTCGGGTTTTTTAAAAAAAGCAAGCCAAGCCTGAAGCTCGAAGCAAAGCAGGAAGTGGAGATTGAGTTTGTGACCCAGGATGGGACGGAAAGCTTTTTTACCGTGGTCCTCGAGATAGACCGCAAGCGGTTCACCCTCAAGACCCCGCAGAAAGGAAGCAAGGTTTATCCCTGTTCCATAGGAGATGAGGTGCTGATAGCTTTTCTTGACGCAAGCAACGTCTCCACTTTCAAGTCCAAGATACTTGAGAAGCGCGACAGGGAGATCGACCTCACCATTCCCTCTGATATTGCCGAGGAGAAGAGCCCCTTCACGGAAAATGATTTTTCCGTCGAGATCCCCGTGTCGGTGGAATACCGGGCAATCAGCACGGCTCATCTCCAGACGGCCACCACCAAGGAAATAAGTGCCACAGGCATAAAAGTAATCACCAACCTCCCCATTCCCAAAGAGACCCTTCTTTACCTTGAACTTGAAATCCCGGACTCACCGGTAATCAAGGCGAAGGGAAAAGTAGTGGGAAGCCAGAAGCTCCCTTCCGATGCCCGCAAGAGTGTTACCGACATAGAATTTGATGACGTGGGCCCCAAGGAGCGCGAGATGATATTCCGCTATGCCATGCTTTACCAGCAGCGAAGGGCGAGAAAACAGCTTTCCCAGAGGTGA